GACGACCTTGCCGGTCTGGCCGACCTGATAGTCGTTCGGGGCGTAGCCCGCGTCGACCGCGGCGCGCGAGGCGCCGATGGCGGCGCCCAGCTTGTCGGCCAGGGGCTCCATCACGGCGTGGAACTCTTCCGACGAACCGAGAGCGCGACCGCCCGAGACGATGATCTTGGCGGCGCCCAGTTCCGGACGGTCCGACTTGACCAGCTCTTCGCCGACGAACGACGCCTTGCCGGCCTCGACGCCGGAGACGGTCTCGACCGGAGCCGAGCCGCCCTCAGCCGCCGCCGCGAAGCCCGTCGGGCGCACGGTGATGACCTTCTTGGCGTCGGACGACTGGATCGTCTCCAGCGCATTGCCGGCGTAGATCGGGCGCACGAAGGTATCGGCGCTCACGACCTCGACGATGTCCGAGATCGGGGCGACGTCCAGCTTGGCGGCCAGGCGCGGCATGAAATTCTTGCCGTCCATGGTCGCGGGCGAGAGGATGGCGTCATAGCCGCCGGCGAGGGCCAGAACGGTCTCCTCGACGTCCTCGGCCAGCTGGTGGCCCAGGCCGGCGCTTTCGGCCAACAGGACCTTGCGGACGCCGGCGATCTTCGCGGCGCTGTCGGCCGCGGCCTTCGCGCCCGAACCCACGACCAGGACGTCAACGTCGCCGCCGATGGCCAGAGCCGCCGTCACGGTCTTGTTGGTGGTGTCGCGGACAGCCGAACCGTCGTGGTCGGCGATGACGAGAACGGCCATCTTACAGCGCTCCTGCGGTCTTGAGCTTGGACACGAGTTCGGCGGCGTCGGCCACCTTGATCCCGGCGGAGCGGGTGGCGGGGGCGGTCACCTTGACCACCTTCAGCCGGTCGGCGACGTCCACGCCATAGTCGGCGACCGCCTTGACGGCGATCTCCTTCTTCTTGGCCTTCATGATGTTGGGCAGGGACGCGTAGCGCGGCGTGTTCAGGCGCAGGTCCACGGTCACGACCGCCGGCAGGGTCGCCGCCAGGGTCTGCAGGCCGCCGTCGACCTCACGCGTCACGGTCGCCTTGCCGCCGGCGATCTCGATCTTCGAGGCGAAGGTGGCTTGCGGCCAGTCCAGCAGGGCCGCCAGCATCTGGCCGACGGCGTTGTTGTCGCCGTCGATCGACTGTTTGCCCATCAGGACCAGATCGGGCTTCTCTTCCTCGACCACGGCCTTGAGCAGCTTGGCGACCGCCAGAGGCTCCAGATCAGCGTCCGACTGGATCAGGATGCCGCGGTCGGCGCCCATGGCCAGGGCGGTGCGGATGGTTTCCTGGGCCTGGGTCACGCCGATGGAGACGACCACGATCTCGGCGGCGGTGCCGGCGGCGTGGTGTTCCTTGCCTTCCTTCAGGCGCACGGCCTCTTCGACGGCGATTTCGTCGAACGGGTTCATGCTCATCTTGACGTTGGCGAGATCGACGCCCGTCTGATCCGCCTTGACGCGGGCCTTGACGTTATAGTCGATCACCCGTTTGACGGGGACGAGTACCTTCATGGGAAGCCTATCCATATCTTCGTCGAATTGTTGGGGCAGGGAATGGTACGGGGCGAAGCCCCTGTCAACGTAACGTAGCGTGAACTAAATGGGCCCAGCCGCTCGAAAAGTTTGCCGTAGAGAGACCTGATGAAACGCTTCCTGAGCATCAAACGCCTGAGCTTCATGTTCTTCGGCCTCTTCGCGGTTCTTGTCGCGGGCGCCATGACCTTCCAGGCCTTCTGGCTGAATCCCGGCAAACGCTGCGAGGCCGACGGCAACTGGTACGACGTCGAAAGCCGCACCTGCGCGACCCCGATCTACATTCCCGACATCACCCACCGCCCCGCCGGCGTAACCCGCGCCGAGGCCTCGGCCGCCAAGAATGCCGAACTGGTCAAGCTGGAAAACCAGGCCGTGGTCCAGCAGGCCGCCATCGACGCCGCCGTCCAGAAGGAGCGGGCCAAGATGAAGGCCGAGGGCCACTGATCCCTCCTTCCGCTCATCCCGCCGAAAGCCGGGATCCAGATGCAGAGGCGGCCTGGGCCGCAGGACGTGATAGAGTCTCGGCATGAGCGACACCGGCGACGACACCCCGACCGACGACATTCCCGGCGAAACCCCGATCCAGAAGGCTCTGCGCCTGAAGAAGGCGATCCAGGACGCCAAGCCCAAGCCGCCTCGCGGCGGCCGCTTCCAGCGCGAACAGGCCGCCCGCGTCGCCGCCGGCAAGTCCAAGCCCTGGATGTCGAAGTAAAACGCTAGCGCGTCCCGCCCGGAACCCATTTCACATCGTCCGCCCCGTTGCGATTGGCGCGTCGGGCGGCGACGAACAGGTGGTCGGACAGGCGGTTCAGATAGCGCAGGGCCTCGTGCGTCACCGGGGTTCCGGTCTCGACCAGACGGATGGCGTCACGCTCGGCCCGGCGCGCCACGGTGCGCGCCAGATGCAGATAGGTGGCCAAGGGCGAGCCGCCCGGCAGGATGAAGCTGTCCAGCGCCTTCAGGCTCTCGTTCATCCAGTCGATCTCGGCCTCCAGCCGGTCGATCTGCGAGGCGACGATGCGCAGCGCCTCCCATTTCGGCGGCGGATCCAGAGGCGTGGCGAGGTCGGCGCCCAGATCGAACAGCTCGTTCTGGATGCGGGCCAGCATGGCGTCGATGCGGTCGTTCTGGCCGGAATGCAGCCGGGCCACGCCGATCACGGCGTTCAGCTCGTCCACCGTCCCATAGGCCTCGACCCGGACGTCGGTCTTGGACACCCGCGTGCCCGAGGCCAGGCCGGTCGTCCCGGCGTCCCCGGTGCGGGTGTAGATCTTGTTCAGGACAACCAAGGCGTCAGGCCCCGTGCGTCGATTTCCACCACAGGCCGGCGACCAGAATCACCACCGCCGTGGCCTGCAGGGCGACGCGCAACCGCATCAGCTTGTTGGAATTGGACCGCGCATAGTCCCCGCCCCGGTAGAGCGAATACAGACCGAAGCCCAGGGTGATCGCCACGGCCAGGATCGACAGCGGGATCAGGATGTTGAAGACCATTTCCATGCCCCGACCCTAACCCATCGCCGACGGGGACGGGAGCGGATTTCGCGTCCTAACCCTTCGACCGCCCCCGATAGAGCATAGCGACGTCGCAGCGGGCGTAGCGCGCCCCGAACCGGGCCATGATGTCCGCGTCGTGAACGAAGCCCAGCTTCTCATAGAGGTGGATGGCCGGGGCGCATTTCGAGTTGGTCAGCAGATAGAGGGTCTCGGCGCCCAGTTCGCCTGCCCGGGCGATGGCGGCCTCCAGCAGCACCTCCCCGACCTTGAGCCCCCGCGCGGTTTCGCGCACCCCCATCTTGGTCAG
The genomic region above belongs to Brevundimonas goettingensis and contains:
- a CDS encoding electron transfer flavoprotein subunit alpha/FixB family protein, producing MAVLVIADHDGSAVRDTTNKTVTAALAIGGDVDVLVVGSGAKAAADSAAKIAGVRKVLLAESAGLGHQLAEDVEETVLALAGGYDAILSPATMDGKNFMPRLAAKLDVAPISDIVEVVSADTFVRPIYAGNALETIQSSDAKKVITVRPTGFAAAAEGGSAPVETVSGVEAGKASFVGEELVKSDRPELGAAKIIVSGGRALGSSEEFHAVMEPLADKLGAAIGASRAAVDAGYAPNDYQVGQTGKVVAPQLYIAIGISGAIQHLAGMKDSKTIVAINKDPDAPIFQVADYGIVGDYKTIVPELMSALG
- a CDS encoding electron transfer flavoprotein subunit beta/FixA family protein, coding for MKVLVPVKRVIDYNVKARVKADQTGVDLANVKMSMNPFDEIAVEEAVRLKEGKEHHAAGTAAEIVVVSIGVTQAQETIRTALAMGADRGILIQSDADLEPLAVAKLLKAVVEEEKPDLVLMGKQSIDGDNNAVGQMLAALLDWPQATFASKIEIAGGKATVTREVDGGLQTLAATLPAVVTVDLRLNTPRYASLPNIMKAKKKEIAVKAVADYGVDVADRLKVVKVTAPATRSAGIKVADAAELVSKLKTAGAL
- a CDS encoding cob(I)yrinic acid a,c-diamide adenosyltransferase — translated: MVVLNKIYTRTGDAGTTGLASGTRVSKTDVRVEAYGTVDELNAVIGVARLHSGQNDRIDAMLARIQNELFDLGADLATPLDPPPKWEALRIVASQIDRLEAEIDWMNESLKALDSFILPGGSPLATYLHLARTVARRAERDAIRLVETGTPVTHEALRYLNRLSDHLFVAARRANRNGADDVKWVPGGTR
- a CDS encoding twin transmembrane helix small protein, encoding MEMVFNILIPLSILAVAITLGFGLYSLYRGGDYARSNSNKLMRLRVALQATAVVILVAGLWWKSTHGA